One window of the Benincasa hispida cultivar B227 chromosome 3, ASM972705v1, whole genome shotgun sequence genome contains the following:
- the LOC120073954 gene encoding cell wall / vacuolar inhibitor of fructosidase 2, with protein sequence MGMKKFSIFLLYLAIPLIFFHKNEVSLVAADQTLIQKTCTNTLYYNLCMSSLKSDPTSLTADTKGLAAIMASIGATNATATATYLSSQLPTSASTAANNNNKTKLIRQCSEKYGFAAEALRASLKDLADETYDYAYMHVSAAADYANVCHDAFRGFPAVTYPAKLGRREEGLKRICRVVLGILDLLGW encoded by the coding sequence ATGGGTATGAAGAAATTCTCCATCTTTCTCCTCTACCTTGCAATCCCATTAATCTTTTTTCACAAAAATGAAGTTTCATTAGTAGCCGCCGACCAAACCCTAATCCAAAAAACATGCACAAACACTCTTTACTACAACCTTTGCATGTCCTCCCTTAAATCTGACCCCACCAGCCTCACCGCCGACACCAAGGGCCTCGCCGCCATCATGGCTTCCATTGGTGCCACTAACGCCACTGCCACCGCCACCTACCTCTCGTCTCAGCTCCCTACCTCTGCCTCTACtgccgccaacaacaacaacaaaacaaaactcaTAAGACAATGCTCCGAAAAATACGGATTTGCAGCGGAAGCCCTTAGAGCATCTCTCAAAGACTTGGCTGATGAGACTTATGACTATGCGTATATGCATGTTTCTGCGGCGGCGGATTATGCCAATGTTTGTCATGATGCCTTCAGAGGGTTCCCGGCGGTGACTTATCCGGCGAAACTTGGCCGGAGAGAAGAAGGGTTGAAGCGTATTTGCAGAGTGGTTTTGGGGATTTTGGATCTTCTTGGTTGGTGA